In Actinoplanes octamycinicus, the genomic window CGTTGTCGCAGCTCCTCCGGCAACCCCGCGGTCAACCGGCGGTAGGCCGGGGCCGGGAGCAGCTCACTCAGCACGCCGAGCACGGTCGTGACGACCCGGCGACTCTCGTTGCGCCCGTGCAGGCGCCCGTTCTGCTGGATCCGGGTGAGGAGATCGTCGTGGTTCATCAGGCGCCTCCCTGTGTCCCGCACGGCGTTCCCGTGCCGGGGGCGCCTGTCTACCCGGCCTAAAAAGATCCAAACCGGACTGTCAGCTACTTAACTCAAGGTCCGGTGCCCGGTACGGCCGGAGCGCTCCGGCCGTACCGTAGAGCGGTTTTATCCCTCCACGCCGGTGGCGGTGTGCGCGGCGCCGACCGGCTTGGACTGCGAGGAGCCGCGCTGGCGCAGGTAGATCGCGAGGATCGCCATCGAGGCGACCGCGAGCAGCTCGGACTGCCAGTTCTGCAGCGTGCGGTTCCAGAAGTCCGGCTCGGTGACGTAGGTCGCCCAGGTGACCGGGTCCTGCAGGTCGCCGAGCTGCTCTTCGTTGTACGCCGCCCAGCCGGTGATCGACTGGCCGAGCCAGGAGAGCAGGAAGATCAGCCCCATCACCAGGCCGAGCGAGTTGGAGAAGAGCCAGAGGCGGAAACCACTGGCGCGGGCCCACTTCGGTGAGCGGGCGTCGGCGAAGTGGCCGACCTTCTGGTCCCGATCCGACTCCCGGCCCGGCTTGTCCAGCTCTTTGGACTCCGGCGAGCCCTTCTGCAGCAGCCACACGGTGAACCAGATGTAGAGGAAGAACTGCAGGTACTCGGACTGCCAGTTCTCCAGCACGTCGACGCCGAAGCTGGCCGAGGTCAGGTAGCGGCCCAGGCCGATCTCCGGGAGGCCCTCGCTGAGCTGCTGCTGGTTGAAGTCGGCGTGTCCGGCGAAGGCCTGACCGACCAGCACGATCAGGAAGAGCAGGCCGAAGACCAGGCCCAGCGAGTTCTCCCGCAGGAAGCGTCTCATCGCTGCAGCACCCCCAGCGCGGTGAAGTAGATCAGGCCGGCCGCGACGACCAGCAGGAGCAGGATGAAGAGCGCGCGCATGTCAGCTCCCCTGCAGGGTGCAGTCGTAGGGACGCTCGCCGCGCGAGGTGCAGCCGGCCGCGACCACCCGCCAGCCGTCGTCGAAGACTGCCAGGAAGAGCGTGTCGTCGGCGAGCCGCACCTGCGCCCACTGGCCGTAGACCGAGGTGCCGACCACCCGGCCGGGCTCGGGCAGTTCCTCGTCGAGGATCGCATCCGGACACGGCTTGCCGGCCGATTCCTCCAGCTCCGCGGTGGTATCCGGGGCGAGGGTGGCGCAGGCCTGCGGGCCGTTCTGACTGGCGGCCGCGGCGAGCAGGCGGGTCGCGACGGCGGCCGCCGCCTCCTCACGGCCCCCGACTGAACCACAGCCCGCCAGCGGAAGGAGCGCCGCGGCGGCGATGATCAAGGTCCGTTTCATGCCGCGCTGCATGCCCGGGAACGAGCTTTCTCAATCACACGAGGGCGCCGGACCACCCTGCGGTGATCCGGCGCCCTCGTGCCGTCCGGCCTGGTCAGCCCTTCGAGATGGCGTCCATCAGGTCGCCGACCGGGCGGTCGGGCAGTGCCCGGGCCACGTCGGCCAGAGCGACCATGCCGACCAGGTCGTGCCCGTCGATGACCGGAAGCCGGCGCACCTGGTGCTGACCCATGGTGCGCAGGATCTCGGTGGCGTCGTCGTCCGCGCCGATCGTGACCGGCTTGCCCTCGGCCAGCTCGCCGGCCGGGACCTCGGCCGGATTACGACCCTTGGCGATCGCTTTCACCACGATGTCGCGGTCGGTGATCATGCCCTTGAGGCGATTGTCATCGCCACAGATGGGCAGCGAACCGACATCGAGATCGGCCATTTTCTGAGCGGCGTCGGCCAGCGTTTCCCGTTCACTCACACAAACCGCACCGGGAGTCATGATCTCGCGTGCGCTTGGCATTTCTCCTCCTGACGATTTCATCGTGCGGACAGGAACTCGGATACCCGGCATCGGCGCGTTCAACCGACCGTTCCGGATCAGTTCCGGGCGGCCTGCCGGGTCTGCTCGGTGGCGTGCTGGGCGGAGTCCTGAGCCTGCGCCTTGGTGGTCTGGGCCGCGTCCTGGGCGGTCTCCTTGACCTGGGCGGCGGCGTGCTGGACGGTGCCGGTCAGCTCGTCCTTCACCTCGGCGGCCAGGTCCTTGACCTGGTCGGTGAGCTCACCGCTGTTCTCCTTGAGCTGCCGCCCGGCGCGACGCTCGGCCTCGGTGACCGGGATCAGCCCGGCGGCCAGCAGGCCGACGCCGAAGGCGATCACCCCAGCGGCAAGCGGGTTGCCCTGGGTCTGGGAGGCCACCGCCTGCGGGGCGCCGCGTACCGCGTCCGCGGCCTCGTGCGCCTTCTCGCTCGCGGTGTCGCCCAGCCGGGACGCCTTGTCGCCGACCGAGTCACCCAGCCGGGACGCCTTGTCCTGCACCGTGCCCACCGCCGAGGACGTGGTGTCACCCACGTGGGAAGCGCTGCCCATCACCTTCTCCTTCACCGTGTTCCACCGCCGCTTGGCGACCCTGCTCGGGCTGGTCTTCTCGGCGAGCAGGTCGACGTCGCGGGTCAGCGACGCGCGGGTCTGCTCGATGTTCTGCCTCAGCCGGTCGGGTTCTTCAGCCATTGCGCGTCCTCCTTGAGGGTGTCGACGGTGCGCCGTGGCATCGGGTCCACGGTCTTGAGACGGTTCTTGCCGGTCACGTAGAGGACGGCCGCGACGATGCCCCAGATCGCGGCGACGATCAGGGCGGCCCAGCCGGCCGGCATGACGGCGTCCAGGCCGAACACGGCGGCGAGGCTGAGCAGCAGCACGGCCAGGTAGCCGGCGAACCCGGCGCCGCCGAGCATGCCGGCGGCCTTGCCGGCCTTGGTGGCTTCCTGCTTGATCTCCGCCTTGGCCAGTTCGACCTCTTGGCGGAACAGCTGCGACAGGTCGTCGCTGATGTTGCCGATCAGCTCACCGATCGACGTCTGCGCGACCCGGTCCGACTGGTCCGGGGGAAGCGAGCTGGTCACGGCCGCGGCTCCCGGGTCCCGAGCGGGTACTCCTCGGCCACCGGGTACTCCTCCGGCAGCACCACGGGGGTGCCGGTGCCGGTCGAGGCGTACTCGGTGCCGGTGGTGGCGGTGGCGGGGGTCGGCGTGTAGCCGGTGCCCGCGTAGTCGGCGCCCGCGTAATCGGCGCCCGCGCCGGTCGTGGTGGCGTAGTCACCGGCCGGCGGCACCGACGTGCTCACCGTGCTGTAGCTGTCCGAGACCGGCTTGCGGTCGGTCCCGGTCGTGGCGCCGGAGTCGGCCTTAGCCACGCTCTTGCCGAGCCGGCCGACCACGAAGCCGGCCGCGAGGGCGGTCGCCAGGAACGCGCCGGGGCGGCGCCGGGCGAAGTCCTGCACCTCGGCGAGCACCCCTTCGGGGCCGTTGCGGTCCAGGTAGTCGGCCAGCTGCCGGCCACCGTCGGCGACCCGGGACACCACGGCCGCGGCCGGGCCGTCGGTGCGGTCGCCGCGCATCTCGTCGAGGTGGTCGGCGGTCTGCCGGATCGAGCCGACCAGCCGGTCGCTCTGCACCTTGGCCTGCTCACCGAGCTTGTCGCGCACCTCGCCGGCCACGTTGCGGGCCTGCGCCCCGGCCTCCTGGCTGACGCGTCGCACCTGCTCGGTCGCGGTGTCCTTCACCTCGGACACGGCCTGGCCCGCCGCCTGCTTGCCTTCCACGGCGACGTGCTTGGCCTTCGCGGAAGTGTCACCGGAAGAATCACCCGGCGCATACGCGCCGGTCGGTAGCTCACTCACGTTGCCTCCCTGTCAGCGGGTCATTCGCCACATCGAATGCCCAGCGGCCGGAAAACAAATCCAGCAATTTTCCGCGGATGATCTGGAAAGCGCCGGGTATTCCATTCCTTCTGCTACCGGGAAACGCGCGCCGCGATCACACCTCGCCGACCCGGGCCAGTGTGTCCCGCCGGGTCCGGGTCGCCTCGGCGGTCAGCCTCATCGCATTGTCGTTCATCCCGACGACCCATTCCCCCGAAGCGGCGAAGCTGCCCGACGGGACCTCGTCGCGCACCGCCACCGGATCGGAGAGCATCCGGCGTACGAGCTGCCCCTGCGGCGGTCCCTGGCGAGACCGGTCAGGCAGGTCGGCGGCACATGTCTAACCCGGCACGATCGCGGGAACAGCCGCACGGTGACAACCGAGACCACGCCGAGGACCCGCTGGCACGCGATGAGCGTCGCGCTGGTGGCCGGCTTCATGACCCTGCTCGACATCAGCATCGTCAACGTGGCGCTGCCGTCGATCCGCGCCTACCTGAACCTGGGCTCCGGCGAGCTGCAGTGGGTCCTGTCCGGCTACGCGCTCACCTTCGGCCTGCTGCTGGTGCCGGCCGGCCGGTACGGCGACGCCCGCGGCCGGCGTAACGTCTTCATCTTCGGCGTAGCCCTGTTCACCCTGGCCAGCGCGGCCGCCGGGCTGGCCACCAGCGCGCTGTGGCTGGTCGTCGCCCGGCTGGTCCAGGGCGCCGCCGGCGGCATCGTGAACCCGCAGGTGTCCGGCCTGATCCAGGAGCTGTTCGAGCCGGCCGAGCGGGGCCGGCCGTTCGGGCTGCTGGGCGCGACGATCGGGGTGTCCACGGCGGTCGGGCCGCTGCTCGGCGGCCTGCTCATCCAGGTCTTCGGGACGGCCGAGGGCTGGCGCTGGATCTTCTACATCAACGTGCCGATCGGCCTGGTCGCGATCGCGCTCGCCGCCCGCTGGATCCCGGCCCGGGCGCGGAAGGAACGGGAGACGCTCGACCCGGTCGGTGTCACGCTGCTCGGGGTCGGCGTCTTCCTGCTGCTGTTGCCGCTGGTGCAGGAGCGGGAATGGTCCGGGCCGGCCAAGTGGCTGCTGCTGGTGCCGGCCGCCGCGGTGCTGGCCGGGTTCTGGGCGTGGGAGCGGCGGTTCAGCCGGCACGCCCCCTCGGTGATCGACCTGGAGCTGTTCCGGGTCCGGTCGTACTCGCTGGGCACCCTGGTCGGGGTGCTCTACTTCGGCGGGTTCACCTCGATCTTCTTCACCTACACGCTGTTCCTGCAGAACGGGCTGCACTACTCCGCGCTGCAGGCCGGGCTGGCGATCACACCGTTCGCGCTGGGCTCGGCGGTGACCTCGGCGCTGGGCGGCCGCAAGGTGAGCGAGACCGGCCGCACGCTGGTGGTCGCCGGCCTGGTCACGGTCGCCGCCGGGCTGGCCGGCACGATCCTGGCGCTCACCCTGGTGAGCGGCTCGGCGGCCGGCTGGGCGACGGTCCTCCCGCTGCTCGTCGCCGGGCTGGGCAGCGGCCTGGTGATCAGTCCGAACCAGACGATCACGCTGTCCGAGGTGCCGGTACGGCGGGCCGGGAGCGCGGCCGCGGTGCTGCAGACCGGGCAGCGGATCGGCACCGCGGTCGGGATCGCCGGGGTGGGCGCGGTCTTCTTCAACCGGCTCGACCACCACCAGGGCGACTGGGGGCTGGCGTTCCGGACATCGCTCGCCGTGACGATCGCCTTCGTCGGGGCGGCGCTGATCGCCGCGGTCGCCGACGTGCGGGCCGGCCGCGTGGACGATCGCGTATGCGCGGAGGACTCCTGACCATGGCTCGTCCACGCCGGCTCGGGTGAACTCAGGGCATGACAATTCTGGTTCTGGGCGGGACAGGCAAGACCGGGCGGCGAGTGGCGCGACTCCTCGCGGGGCGGGACGTACCGGTACGGATCGGGTCGCGAGCGGCACAGCCGCGGTTCGACTGGGAAGACCCGGGGACCTGGACGGGGGCGCTCGACGGGATCGACGCGGTCTACCTGTCCTATCAGCCGGACCTGGCGTTCCCCGGCGCCACCGAGACGGTGCGCGGCTTCGTGGAGCAGGCGGTGAAGCAGGGCGTGACCCGGATCGTGCTGCTCGCCGGGCGCGGGGAGCCCGCCGCCGAGGACGCCGAGGACGTGGTCAAGGAGTCCGGGGTGCAGTGGACCGTGCTGCGGTCCAGCTTCTTCGCGCAGAACTTCAGCGAGGACTTCTTCCAGCCGGCCGTGCTGGCCGGCGAGATCGCGCTGCCGGTCGGCGAGGCCGCCGAGCCGTTCGTGGACGCCGACGACATCGCCGAGGTGGCGGCCGCGGCGCTAACCGACGAGCGGCACCACGGGCGTACCTATGACCTGACCGGACCGCGCCTGCTCACCTTCGCCGAGGTGGCCGCGGAGCTGTCCGCGGCCACCGGCCGGGAGATCCGGTTCCTGCCGGTGAGCAAGGCCGACTATGTCGCGGCGCTGCGCGCCGAGGGGCTTCCGGAGGAGTTGGCCGAGCTGTTCGCGCTGGTCACCGACGGCCGCAACGCCCATCTGGGGTACGGCGTGCAGCAGGCCCTGGGCCGTCCGGCACGCGACTTCGCCGGCTACGCCCGCAACGCCGCCGCGACCGGGGTCTGGTCGTGACCGTGACCGCCACCCGGTCCCGGGCCGGTGTCCTCACCGGCGTGCTGACCGCCGCGCTGGTCTGCACCGGGCTGATGGCCGGGATCTTCTTCGCCTTCACCGTCTCGGTCATGCCCGGGCTGCACGAGACCGACGACCGCACCTTCGTGACCGCCATGCGAGGGATCAACGCGGCCATCGAGAACGGCCTGTTCGGTCTGGTCTTCGTCGGGGCGCTGGGCTTCACCGGGCTGGCCGCGGTGCTGCTCGCGCGATCCGGCCGGCGGGCCGCGGCCTGGTGGGCGGGCGCCGCGGCGGTGCTCTACCTGCTGGTGCTGATCCTGACGATGGGCGTCGAGGTGCCGCTCAACGATCAGCTCGCCCGGGCCGGCGACGACTTCGCCCGCGCCCGCCACGACTTCGAGGGCGTCTGGGTGCCGGTCAACGACCTGCGCACCGTGCTGACCGCGCTGGCGCTGGCCTGTCTCGGCCCGGCGCTGGCCAAGCGGACGGCCGGCGTGTCACGGTGATCCCCGTGGACACGCTGACCGGCCTGCTCGACGGGACCCGGGCGCGCGGCGCCTTCCTGCTGCGCACCGTGGTGGAGCCGCCGTTCGCCCTGCGGATCCAGGATCAGGCGTCGCTGACCCTGGTCACCGTGGTGCAGGGGACGGCGCAGATCATCCGGGACGCGCCGGTCGCGCTGCAGCCCGGGGACGTGGCGGTGATCCGGGGCCCGGAGCCGTACACGGTCGCCGACGACCCGGCGACGCCCTGGCAGACGATCATCCAGCCCGGCCAGGTGTGCACCACGGTGGACGGTGTGCCCCGCGAGCACCTCGGGGTGCGCAGCTGGGGTGACCGGGTGGCCGGCGGGACCGAGCTGCTCACCGGCACCTACCAGCTGCGCAGCGAGGTGAGCCGGCGGATGCTCGAGGCGCTCCCGGCGATGCTGGTGCAGCCGGCCGCCGCCACCGACCGGACGCTGGTCGGGCTGCTGCTCACCGAGATGGCCGGCACCGCCCCGGGCCAGGAGCTGGTCCTCGA contains:
- a CDS encoding CBS domain-containing protein encodes the protein MPGIRVPVRTMKSSGGEMPSAREIMTPGAVCVSERETLADAAQKMADLDVGSLPICGDDNRLKGMITDRDIVVKAIAKGRNPAEVPAGELAEGKPVTIGADDDATEILRTMGQHQVRRLPVIDGHDLVGMVALADVARALPDRPVGDLMDAISKG
- a CDS encoding anthrone oxygenase family protein is translated as MTVTATRSRAGVLTGVLTAALVCTGLMAGIFFAFTVSVMPGLHETDDRTFVTAMRGINAAIENGLFGLVFVGALGFTGLAAVLLARSGRRAAAWWAGAAAVLYLLVLILTMGVEVPLNDQLARAGDDFARARHDFEGVWVPVNDLRTVLTALALACLGPALAKRTAGVSR
- a CDS encoding MFS transporter, which produces MSVALVAGFMTLLDISIVNVALPSIRAYLNLGSGELQWVLSGYALTFGLLLVPAGRYGDARGRRNVFIFGVALFTLASAAAGLATSALWLVVARLVQGAAGGIVNPQVSGLIQELFEPAERGRPFGLLGATIGVSTAVGPLLGGLLIQVFGTAEGWRWIFYINVPIGLVAIALAARWIPARARKERETLDPVGVTLLGVGVFLLLLPLVQEREWSGPAKWLLLVPAAAVLAGFWAWERRFSRHAPSVIDLELFRVRSYSLGTLVGVLYFGGFTSIFFTYTLFLQNGLHYSALQAGLAITPFALGSAVTSALGGRKVSETGRTLVVAGLVTVAAGLAGTILALTLVSGSAAGWATVLPLLVAGLGSGLVISPNQTITLSEVPVRRAGSAAAVLQTGQRIGTAVGIAGVGAVFFNRLDHHQGDWGLAFRTSLAVTIAFVGAALIAAVADVRAGRVDDRVCAEDS
- a CDS encoding DUF6766 family protein is translated as MRRFLRENSLGLVFGLLFLIVLVGQAFAGHADFNQQQLSEGLPEIGLGRYLTSASFGVDVLENWQSEYLQFFLYIWFTVWLLQKGSPESKELDKPGRESDRDQKVGHFADARSPKWARASGFRLWLFSNSLGLVMGLIFLLSWLGQSITGWAAYNEEQLGDLQDPVTWATYVTEPDFWNRTLQNWQSELLAVASMAILAIYLRQRGSSQSKPVGAAHTATGVEG
- a CDS encoding AraC family transcriptional regulator — protein: MDTLTGLLDGTRARGAFLLRTVVEPPFALRIQDQASLTLVTVVQGTAQIIRDAPVALQPGDVAVIRGPEPYTVADDPATPWQTIIQPGQVCTTVDGVPREHLGVRSWGDRVAGGTELLTGTYQLRSEVSRRMLEALPAMLVQPAAATDRTLVGLLLTEMAGTAPGQELVLDRLLDLLLVSVLRAWLASPSAGTRQQAQHDPIVGPALRLLHTAPEEPWTVAALAAKAGVSRSALARRFTDLVGEPPMAYLTGWRLALAADLLREPDATIGAVARRVGYGSAFALSAAFKRERGQSPQDYRRETAEGQGKHFTTYDPGVVVLDSAS
- a CDS encoding DUF3618 domain-containing protein — protein: MAEEPDRLRQNIEQTRASLTRDVDLLAEKTSPSRVAKRRWNTVKEKVMGSASHVGDTTSSAVGTVQDKASRLGDSVGDKASRLGDTASEKAHEAADAVRGAPQAVASQTQGNPLAAGVIAFGVGLLAAGLIPVTEAERRAGRQLKENSGELTDQVKDLAAEVKDELTGTVQHAAAQVKETAQDAAQTTKAQAQDSAQHATEQTRQAARN
- a CDS encoding NmrA family NAD(P)-binding protein, which codes for MTILVLGGTGKTGRRVARLLAGRDVPVRIGSRAAQPRFDWEDPGTWTGALDGIDAVYLSYQPDLAFPGATETVRGFVEQAVKQGVTRIVLLAGRGEPAAEDAEDVVKESGVQWTVLRSSFFAQNFSEDFFQPAVLAGEIALPVGEAAEPFVDADDIAEVAAAALTDERHHGRTYDLTGPRLLTFAEVAAELSAATGREIRFLPVSKADYVAALRAEGLPEELAELFALVTDGRNAHLGYGVQQALGRPARDFAGYARNAAATGVWS
- a CDS encoding phage holin family protein, with product MTSSLPPDQSDRVAQTSIGELIGNISDDLSQLFRQEVELAKAEIKQEATKAGKAAGMLGGAGFAGYLAVLLLSLAAVFGLDAVMPAGWAALIVAAIWGIVAAVLYVTGKNRLKTVDPMPRRTVDTLKEDAQWLKNPTG